In Campylobacter mucosalis, a single window of DNA contains:
- the selA gene encoding L-seryl-tRNA(Sec) selenium transferase, with amino-acid sequence MSLNKLPQVDKILNLECFKTAIKPILANIVRDELEKQRELLKQGKDMLEFDKLTQLILQKYENFINKGLKRLINATGVVMHTNLARSVIDEQILSRAKDVITSYSNLEYNLNSGQRGNRYDYIGSLLSSLFGFEDALVVNNNASAVFLILNTFAKGGETIVSRGELVEIGGSFRVPDVMSASGSILKEVGTTNKTHLYDYENAINESTKMLLKVHRSNFDIVGFTRSVDISEISKLAKDRNLIEYYDLGSGYVGELNYNLGKDEPSIAKFSKVSLVSFSGDKLFGSVQAGIILGKRELIVKLRKNALLRMLRVDKVTLAILSESVKAYLNKEFELITTIKHINKELSSLENLANLINQNLKTPLEIVKTNTFVGGGSLPNKTYPSIALKVAGEAILNESIYRAEGIIGRIENEAFLLDLRSILDKDVKELIEKINKIESAK; translated from the coding sequence ATGAGCCTAAACAAACTACCACAAGTGGATAAAATTTTAAACCTTGAGTGTTTTAAAACAGCGATAAAACCGATACTAGCAAACATCGTAAGAGATGAGCTAGAAAAGCAAAGAGAGCTTTTAAAGCAAGGCAAGGATATGCTAGAGTTTGACAAACTAACTCAGCTAATCTTACAAAAATATGAAAATTTTATAAACAAGGGTTTAAAACGCCTAATAAACGCAACTGGCGTCGTAATGCACACAAATTTAGCAAGAAGCGTGATAGATGAGCAAATTTTATCTAGGGCAAAGGACGTCATCACATCATATTCAAATTTAGAATACAACCTAAACAGTGGACAAAGAGGCAACAGATACGATTATATCGGCTCTTTACTCTCATCTCTTTTTGGCTTTGAGGACGCACTTGTGGTAAATAACAACGCAAGTGCCGTGTTTTTAATCCTAAACACATTTGCAAAAGGTGGCGAAACTATAGTTAGCAGAGGCGAACTAGTTGAGATAGGTGGTAGTTTTCGTGTGCCCGACGTTATGAGTGCTTCAGGAAGTATCCTAAAAGAGGTCGGCACAACAAACAAAACTCATCTCTATGACTACGAAAACGCCATAAATGAAAGCACAAAAATGCTTTTAAAGGTTCATCGCTCAAATTTTGACATCGTTGGCTTTACACGAAGTGTCGATATAAGCGAAATTTCAAAACTGGCAAAAGACAGAAATTTAATAGAGTATTACGATCTTGGTAGCGGTTATGTTGGCGAGTTAAATTACAACCTTGGCAAAGATGAGCCTAGCATAGCAAAATTTAGCAAAGTTAGCCTTGTAAGCTTTAGTGGCGATAAGCTTTTTGGTAGCGTTCAAGCAGGGATAATCCTTGGCAAAAGGGAGTTAATCGTAAAACTACGCAAAAACGCGCTTTTAAGAATGCTTAGGGTGGACAAGGTGACTCTAGCGATTTTATCTGAGAGCGTAAAGGCTTATTTAAACAAGGAATTTGAGCTTATAACTACGATAAAACACATAAACAAAGAGCTTTCTAGTCTAGAAAATTTAGCAAATTTAATAAATCAAAATTTAAAAACTCCACTTGAGATAGTAAAAACAAACACCTTTGTAGGTGGCGGTAGTCTGCCTAATAAAACCTATCCAAGCATAGCATTAAAAGTAGCTGGAGAAGCTATTTTAAACGAGAGCATTTACAGAGCAGAGGGCATTATAGGACGGATAGAAAACGAGGCTTTTTTACTTGATTTAAGAAGCATTTTAGATAAAGATGTAAAAGAGCTAATAGAAAAAATTAACAAAATAGAGAGTGCAAAATGA
- the selB gene encoding selenocysteine-specific translation elongation factor, translating into MNLIVGTAGHIDHGKTALIKALNGFEGDNLEQEKERGITIDLSFSNLKRGDENISFIDVPGHENLVKTMISGAFGFDVCMLVVAANDGIMPQTKEHIEILSLLDVKSIILVISKSDLVSKDRLLEVQKELSEYIENFKNLSILQSFFVSIKDEQSVTNLRDYLFNLKPKKRDEEGLFRYYIDRAFSIKGIGSVVTGSVLSGSVRVGEKLYNYDLAKEVLVRNIQTHDQNTQNAGTSSRVALNLTGVELSELKKGQLLSKKGFFRGFKEIDAVVFAAISHNQNVTFCVGSKQAPAKSLILSEQNQSKFVTFKFEKDMFLKFNEPFILIANGRVVGGGRVLNPISEPLKKQSKINFLNALNHKDFKAVFAILKELHKNGFGLISSFQRFDLSHDDALQIAKTLPNTFIDEAVLNVYDLSAISRIKDFINFIIQKNKFAIFSANSISLKLTWASQNLVQIALNELEDTKIISKNDGVYTKTGVDLSELKVRLEDEIYKILSNANLSPEAPYNIYDELEIDRVSGDNALKKLTAQGRVVRLAHNLFVTTKALDEAISSLKNIIKTQGFVNVQNAKDVLNLSRKYVIAYLETLDKDANIIKDGQDRKFK; encoded by the coding sequence ATGAACCTAATAGTAGGCACAGCAGGACACATAGATCACGGCAAAACAGCTCTTATTAAGGCACTAAACGGCTTTGAGGGTGATAACTTAGAGCAAGAAAAAGAGCGTGGTATCACGATAGATTTAAGCTTTTCAAATTTAAAAAGAGGCGATGAAAATATCTCTTTTATAGATGTTCCAGGTCACGAAAATTTGGTTAAAACTATGATATCTGGGGCGTTTGGATTTGACGTTTGTATGCTAGTCGTGGCTGCAAATGACGGAATTATGCCACAAACAAAAGAGCATATTGAAATTTTATCCTTGCTTGATGTAAAAAGCATTATTTTAGTCATCTCAAAGTCCGATTTAGTCAGCAAGGATAGACTTTTAGAAGTTCAAAAAGAGCTTAGCGAGTATATAGAAAATTTTAAAAATTTAAGCATACTTCAGAGCTTTTTTGTAAGCATAAAAGATGAGCAAAGTGTGACAAACTTACGCGATTATCTTTTTAACCTAAAACCTAAAAAACGCGACGAAGAGGGGCTTTTTCGCTACTATATCGATAGGGCTTTTAGTATAAAAGGTATAGGCTCTGTCGTAACTGGTAGCGTATTAAGTGGCTCGGTTAGGGTTGGTGAGAAGCTTTATAACTACGACCTTGCAAAGGAAGTTTTAGTAAGAAACATACAAACTCACGACCAAAACACACAAAATGCAGGAACTAGCTCAAGGGTGGCTCTAAATCTAACAGGCGTTGAGTTAAGTGAGCTAAAAAAAGGGCAACTTCTAAGCAAAAAAGGCTTTTTTAGAGGTTTTAAAGAGATCGACGCTGTCGTATTTGCAGCAATATCTCACAACCAAAACGTTACATTTTGTGTGGGTTCAAAACAAGCACCAGCAAAATCCCTAATACTAAGCGAACAAAACCAGAGTAAATTTGTAACATTTAAATTTGAAAAAGATATGTTTTTAAAATTTAACGAACCATTTATATTAATCGCAAATGGACGTGTAGTAGGTGGCGGACGAGTGCTAAATCCAATTAGCGAACCGCTAAAAAAACAATCTAAAATAAATTTCTTAAACGCACTAAATCACAAGGATTTTAAAGCGGTATTTGCGATATTAAAAGAGCTTCACAAAAATGGCTTTGGGCTTATAAGTTCGTTTCAACGATTTGATTTAAGCCACGATGACGCCCTGCAAATCGCAAAAACTCTGCCAAATACCTTCATAGATGAAGCCGTGCTAAATGTCTATGATTTAAGTGCTATAAGCAGGATAAAAGATTTTATAAATTTTATTATCCAAAAAAACAAATTTGCTATTTTTTCTGCAAATTCTATTAGTTTAAAGCTTACTTGGGCTAGTCAAAATCTAGTTCAAATCGCATTAAATGAGCTTGAAGATACTAAAATAATTAGCAAAAATGACGGAGTTTATACAAAAACTGGAGTTGATTTAAGCGAACTTAAGGTGCGTCTTGAAGATGAAATTTATAAAATTCTCTCAAATGCAAACCTATCCCCAGAGGCTCCATATAATATCTATGATGAGCTTGAGATAGATAGAGTAAGTGGCGATAATGCCCTTAAAAAGCTAACAGCACAAGGCAGAGTCGTGCGTCTAGCTCACAACCTTTTTGTAACCACAAAAGCCCTAGATGAAGCCATAAGTAGCCTAAAAAATATCATCAAAACGCAAGGGTTTGTAAATGTTCAAAACGCAAAAGACGTCCTAAATTTAAGCAGAAAGTATGTAATCGCATATCTTGAAACGCTAGATAAAGATGCAAATATTATCAAAGACGGGCAGGATAGAAAATTTAAATGA
- a CDS encoding thioredoxin fold domain-containing protein, whose product MKKTLLFSVALANIAFGVSNEEIIKFYQQIVPEGIKVEVTSREKIAQFPEYESILINISDGQNSDTEVVFANKDLIFPDMFDLKNQKSFKGEIMENIMNKKLADTYKKEDSKNIISLGNDPKKPTVVIFSDPECPYCRAELKNTEKRLQTQNIKIILTSVHDTSALEKSYLIYKEVATAKSDSDKVKILRKYFAEDAKVPEKAVTEQQIEQMNALRTKYFSAGVKSVPKIVEEAKLK is encoded by the coding sequence ATGAAAAAAACACTACTTTTTAGCGTTGCTCTAGCAAACATAGCATTTGGTGTCTCAAACGAAGAGATCATAAAATTTTATCAACAAATCGTGCCAGAGGGTATAAAAGTTGAAGTAACTTCAAGAGAGAAAATAGCGCAATTTCCAGAGTATGAAAGCATTCTTATAAACATCTCTGACGGACAAAATAGCGATACAGAAGTTGTTTTTGCAAACAAAGATCTAATCTTCCCTGATATGTTTGACCTTAAAAATCAAAAGAGTTTTAAGGGTGAGATAATGGAAAATATAATGAATAAAAAACTCGCTGACACATACAAAAAAGAGGACAGCAAAAACATCATCTCTTTAGGTAACGACCCTAAAAAACCAACCGTTGTTATATTTAGTGACCCTGAATGTCCATATTGTAGAGCGGAGTTAAAAAACACCGAAAAACGCCTACAAACACAAAATATCAAGATCATCTTAACTTCAGTTCACGACACAAGCGCACTTGAAAAAAGCTATCTAATCTACAAAGAGGTCGCAACAGCAAAAAGCGATAGCGATAAGGTTAAAATTTTACGCAAATACTTTGCAGAAGACGCAAAAGTACCTGAAAAAGCTGTAACCGAGCAACAAATAGAGCAGATGAACGCACTTAGAACTAAATACTTTAGTGCAGGCGTAAAAAGTGTGCCAAAAATCGTAGAAGAAGCAAAACTTAAATAG
- the nspC gene encoding carboxynorspermidine decarboxylase codes for MTLEQLKTPAYVCEEAKVRKNLELLKYVKDQSGAKILVALKGFAFSGVMPLVSQYLDGATCSGLYEAKFAKKYVGGEICTYSPAYKDDEIDEILSISSDVIFNSFNQWVKFKDKALSSGISCGLRVNPEISVSPVEAYNPCGRFSRLGVTRANFNPELLDGISGLHFHALCEESAKSLELVLAEFERKFGEFIPKMKWINFGGGHHITREGYDVELLIALIKNFKQKYNVDVLLEPGEAVGWQTGFLISSVLDIVQNEKNIAILDVSAEAHMPDTVLMPYRPAVENESKNGKFEYLLGSHTCLAGDIVGLEAGDSEYRFDNELKIGDKVIFKDQIHYTIVKNTTFNGVKLPNLALLKEDGDIKIIREFGFNEYESRN; via the coding sequence ATGACTTTAGAGCAACTAAAAACACCAGCTTACGTCTGCGAAGAAGCCAAGGTTCGTAAAAATTTAGAACTTTTAAAATACGTAAAAGATCAAAGCGGAGCCAAAATTTTAGTTGCCCTTAAAGGTTTTGCATTTAGCGGAGTTATGCCATTAGTTAGCCAGTATCTTGATGGTGCAACTTGCAGTGGCTTATATGAAGCAAAATTTGCTAAAAAATACGTCGGTGGCGAAATTTGCACCTACTCTCCAGCTTACAAAGATGATGAGATAGATGAAATTTTATCTATCTCAAGCGATGTTATCTTTAACAGCTTTAACCAGTGGGTAAAATTTAAAGATAAAGCACTATCATCTGGCATATCTTGCGGACTTAGAGTAAATCCTGAAATTTCAGTATCTCCCGTAGAAGCCTACAACCCTTGTGGTCGTTTTAGTCGCCTTGGAGTAACAAGGGCAAACTTTAACCCTGAGCTACTTGATGGCATAAGCGGACTTCACTTTCACGCACTTTGCGAAGAGAGTGCAAAGAGTCTAGAGCTTGTCTTGGCTGAGTTTGAGCGAAAATTTGGAGAGTTTATACCAAAAATGAAGTGGATAAACTTTGGTGGCGGACACCATATCACACGCGAGGGATATGACGTTGAGTTGCTTATTGCTCTTATTAAAAATTTCAAACAAAAATACAATGTAGATGTTTTACTTGAACCAGGAGAGGCTGTTGGTTGGCAAACTGGATTTTTAATATCTAGCGTCCTTGATATAGTGCAAAATGAAAAAAATATAGCTATCCTAGACGTTTCAGCCGAAGCACATATGCCAGATACCGTGCTTATGCCGTATCGTCCAGCTGTAGAAAATGAGAGCAAAAACGGAAAATTTGAGTATCTTTTAGGTAGTCACACCTGTCTTGCTGGAGATATCGTAGGTCTTGAAGCCGGAGATAGCGAGTATAGATTTGATAACGAGCTAAAGATAGGCGATAAGGTTATTTTTAAAGATCAAATTCACTACACAATTGTAAAAAATACAACGTTTAATGGAGTAAAACTCCCAAATTTAGCACTCTTAAAAGAAGATGGCGATATCAAAATCATACGTGAGTTTGGTTTTAACGAGTATGAGAGCAGAAACTAA
- a CDS encoding MFS transporter: MLKSVLPLSFIIGNRFFGIFIVLPVLSLYALNLEGANEFLVGVLIGGYAITQMIFQVPFGVLSDKIGRKKSIAIGLLIFIAGSFICAVSADIYMMIFGRLLQGVGAIGAVATAMISDYTSEDNRSKAMAIMGVFIGLAFSLSMILSPILSKSWGLSGLFYLSGGLSILCLVLLFTAVPKDVKVVHIEEKVPFSKLILQKDFLIISITNLMQKMLTSIAFLAIPIILVNELGFLKDSLWQVYAISTVFGFIAMGLGGFLGDGKGLSKAILLVGVGLFIGAYSFFSVASSSFVFIIGVVVFFIGFNLHEPIMQSCATKFVKSKQKGAALGVFNAFGYFGSFVGGIFGGYVLHKHSMFELGVVCVVLCCIWLLGLLRLKDPRVFKSLKFSKDTDISALDGVSGVFDRVLNDKAKIVKIDQSIISEEKIREILNIK, translated from the coding sequence ATGTTAAAAAGTGTTTTACCGCTTAGTTTTATCATTGGCAATAGATTTTTTGGTATTTTTATAGTGCTTCCAGTTCTTAGTCTTTATGCGTTAAATTTAGAGGGTGCGAACGAATTTTTAGTAGGTGTTTTAATAGGCGGTTATGCGATAACACAGATGATTTTTCAGGTGCCATTTGGTGTGCTTTCTGATAAAATCGGACGCAAAAAAAGCATAGCAATAGGGCTATTGATATTTATTGCGGGATCGTTTATATGTGCGGTGTCTGCTGATATTTACATGATGATTTTTGGCAGGTTGCTTCAAGGCGTGGGTGCTATAGGTGCGGTTGCAACGGCGATGATAAGCGACTACACAAGCGAGGATAATCGCTCAAAAGCTATGGCAATAATGGGGGTTTTTATCGGACTTGCGTTTTCGTTATCGATGATTTTAAGCCCAATTTTAAGCAAGAGCTGGGGACTTTCTGGGCTTTTTTATCTAAGCGGAGGACTTAGTATTTTATGTCTTGTTTTGCTTTTTACGGCTGTGCCTAAAGATGTAAAAGTAGTTCATATCGAGGAGAAAGTTCCATTTTCAAAGCTCATTTTGCAAAAGGATTTTTTAATAATTAGCATTACAAATTTAATGCAAAAAATGCTTACAAGTATCGCATTTTTGGCTATTCCTATTATATTGGTAAATGAGCTTGGGTTTTTAAAAGATAGCCTTTGGCAAGTTTATGCCATTAGCACGGTTTTTGGTTTTATAGCTATGGGGCTTGGCGGGTTTTTAGGCGATGGTAAAGGGCTTAGCAAGGCTATTTTGCTAGTTGGGGTAGGGCTATTTATCGGTGCGTATTCGTTTTTTAGCGTTGCTAGTAGTTCGTTTGTGTTTATAATCGGCGTTGTTGTATTTTTTATAGGTTTTAATCTACACGAGCCAATAATGCAATCTTGTGCTACAAAATTTGTAAAATCAAAACAAAAAGGTGCAGCACTTGGAGTGTTTAACGCGTTTGGTTATTTTGGCAGTTTTGTAGGCGGAATTTTTGGTGGGTATGTGCTTCACAAACACTCTATGTTTGAGCTGGGTGTAGTTTGCGTGGTGCTTTGCTGTATTTGGCTTTTGGGACTTTTAAGACTAAAAGATCCGCGTGTTTTTAAGAGCTTAAAATTTAGCAAAGATACTGATATATCAGCACTTGATGGAGTAAGTGGGGTTTTTGATAGAGTTTTAAATGATAAAGCAAAGATTGTAAAAATCGATCAAAGTATAATCAGCGAAGAAAAGATAAGAGAAATTTTAAACATAAAATAG
- a CDS encoding non-canonical purine NTP pyrophosphatase encodes MKIVLATSNKDKVKEIKEYLKEYEIFALSEILEPFEIVENGSSFKQNALIKAKAVYEKLKQMKLENEFIVLSDDSGISVDVLGGRPGIFSARFSGENATDKTNRAKLKDELNALKAKNSKAHYTACIAIVSKFGDFSTHGFMHGVAIDEERGNNGFGYDFMFIPNGFNKTIGELDESIKLEISHRSRGLELSKHILKMLKRKFDI; translated from the coding sequence GTGAAAATCGTCCTTGCAACCTCAAATAAAGACAAAGTAAAAGAGATAAAAGAGTATCTAAAAGAGTATGAAATTTTCGCACTTAGTGAAATTTTAGAGCCTTTTGAGATAGTTGAGAATGGCTCTAGCTTTAAACAAAATGCACTCATAAAAGCAAAAGCCGTTTATGAAAAACTAAAGCAGATGAAACTAGAAAATGAATTTATCGTTCTAAGCGATGATAGCGGTATTAGCGTTGATGTGCTTGGAGGCAGACCAGGGATTTTTTCTGCTCGTTTTAGCGGAGAAAACGCAACCGATAAGACAAACAGAGCAAAACTTAAAGATGAGCTAAACGCACTAAAAGCAAAAAACTCAAAAGCACACTACACAGCCTGTATAGCCATAGTATCGAAATTTGGGGATTTTAGCACACACGGCTTTATGCACGGAGTAGCAATAGACGAAGAACGCGGAAACAACGGCTTTGGATATGATTTTATGTTTATCCCAAACGGCTTTAATAAGACCATAGGCGAACTTGACGAGAGCATAAAGCTTGAAATTTCACACCGCTCACGAGGACTAGAGCTATCAAAACACATTCTAAAAATGCTAAAGAGAAAATTTGATATATGA
- a CDS encoding NAD(P)/FAD-dependent oxidoreductase, whose product MIYDILIIGGGASGLFLAANLKGKNVAILEKNSSAGKKILASGGGRCNITNRHINPKNYLADENFIKQALDDLSFKDILDFFSQVKFKEQKNSQFFSDSSSKAVLNALLSKIRAEIFYNADVIKADKIGDIFEISTKDDKKFMAKNLVIATGGASYKALGASDIGLKIASDFGLKINKFEPALVGFTVQKDEFWFKNLSGVCFEAEILLGERKFSGDILFTHKGISGPAILNTSLFWKKGQMSINFLPNFNKSGLVCGKKQLSSVLNLPKSFVVEFLKSQGLKDMAFNNYDNTQKELVYRLFKYDFAPAGTFGFERAEVSRGGVCTTELNENFQSKNVKNLYFIGEVLDVTGMLGGYNLHFAFASAKQILKALA is encoded by the coding sequence TTGATATATGATATTTTAATTATTGGTGGTGGTGCTAGTGGGCTATTTTTGGCGGCGAATTTAAAAGGCAAAAATGTCGCCATTTTAGAAAAAAATAGCTCAGCAGGTAAGAAAATCTTAGCTAGTGGTGGCGGAAGATGTAACATCACAAACAGGCACATAAACCCCAAAAACTACCTAGCAGATGAAAATTTTATAAAACAAGCTTTAGATGATTTAAGTTTTAAAGATATTTTGGATTTTTTTAGCCAGGTAAAATTTAAAGAGCAAAAAAACTCACAATTTTTTAGCGATAGCTCGTCAAAAGCCGTTTTAAACGCACTTTTAAGCAAAATAAGAGCCGAAATTTTTTACAACGCAGATGTCATAAAGGCAGATAAAATCGGTGATATTTTTGAAATTTCAACCAAAGATGATAAAAAATTTATGGCTAAAAATTTAGTCATAGCCACGGGCGGGGCTAGTTACAAAGCGTTAGGGGCTAGTGATATCGGCTTAAAAATCGCTAGTGATTTTGGTCTAAAGATTAACAAATTTGAACCAGCGCTTGTAGGATTTACGGTGCAAAAAGATGAGTTTTGGTTTAAAAATCTAAGCGGAGTTTGCTTTGAAGCTGAAATTTTACTAGGAGAGAGAAAATTTAGCGGCGATATACTTTTTACACACAAAGGCATAAGCGGTCCAGCCATTTTAAACACTTCGCTCTTTTGGAAAAAGGGGCAAATGTCTATAAATTTTCTACCAAATTTTAATAAAAGCGGTCTAGTTTGCGGTAAAAAACAGCTATCAAGTGTTTTAAATTTACCAAAGAGTTTTGTGGTCGAGTTTTTAAAGTCGCAAGGGCTAAAAGATATGGCATTTAACAACTACGATAACACGCAAAAAGAGCTTGTATATAGGCTTTTTAAATATGACTTCGCTCCTGCTGGAACATTTGGTTTTGAACGTGCAGAAGTAAGCCGTGGTGGAGTTTGCACGACAGAACTAAATGAAAATTTCCAAAGCAAAAATGTAAAAAATCTCTACTTTATCGGCGAAGTTTTAGACGTTACTGGTATGCTTGGCGGATATAATTTGCACTTTGCATTTGCCAGTGCAAAACAGATTTTAAAGGCTCTAGCCTAA
- a CDS encoding molybdopterin-dependent oxidoreductase, whose amino-acid sequence MKRRDFLKGVGAGAVGVSSLNAGSFISDELMNDEAKKVSASHFGAFKAFSKNGKFEGIDHIDELDFFPVSLTQGVVARTYDETRIAKPAVRKGYLEKGYKSDKSKRGKDEWVEISWDEAYKLVADELKRVYKEYGAQSIYGGSYGWYCVGSVNNPQALLGRMLNILGGYTTRTLNYSQHAISAITPHITGVDEGNAAVTAWPVVLEHSEVVVLWGADPLNTNQIAWGVPDHESYIYFKKLKEQMKKRGLKVINIDPVYNNTAKYLNAEHIAVNPTTDVPLMMAICYEMIKNGTADENFLKKYTSGAEAFKKYLLGEAEDKVVKDAKWAAKICGISEDEIKNLAKIFGSKRTMIMGGWGPQRARHGEQFHWMAITLASFIGQIGLPGGGFGFAYHYSDGGTPSPAMPVGSALSLASGKATTSSAFPGLGQIGITPSVEGEWKNRSNIAIPVSRILDCINNPGLEIDFNCKKLTFPQIKMAYWAGGNPFHHHPDTNLMAKTFEKLDTFIVQDCFWTASARMADIVLPASTEQERNDITKIHTNKKILAMHKIAEPYGEAKSDYEIYSGILAQFGETEVKAFTEGRDTMGWIKHFYEASKKKADESGLKMPSFDEFWAKGYAEFKVPESAKEYVKMADFRKNPITNRLGTPSGKIEIFSKKIEKAGYDDCKAHPTWMEPEEWLGSKKAEKYPLNLVTPHPKYRLHSQLNNTWLRDLEEIKGREPVWIHPDDAKDRKLQNGDIVRVFNDRGELLAGVVVTENVKKGVIRMQEGAWWDPDKDGLCVHGNVNVLVPNDKTSSLACGNQATALVQIEKFKDDLPTIKVFSKPKFKA is encoded by the coding sequence ATGAAAAGACGAGATTTTTTAAAAGGTGTAGGAGCAGGAGCTGTCGGTGTTAGCAGTTTAAATGCTGGTTCATTTATCAGCGATGAGCTAATGAACGATGAAGCCAAAAAAGTAAGTGCAAGTCACTTTGGAGCGTTTAAAGCCTTTAGTAAAAATGGTAAATTTGAGGGCATTGACCACATTGACGAGCTAGACTTTTTCCCAGTTAGCCTAACGCAAGGCGTAGTTGCAAGGACTTATGACGAAACTCGCATTGCAAAACCAGCCGTCAGAAAAGGTTACCTAGAAAAAGGATATAAAAGCGACAAGTCAAAACGCGGTAAAGACGAGTGGGTCGAGATAAGCTGGGATGAGGCGTATAAACTAGTGGCTGATGAGCTAAAAAGAGTTTATAAAGAGTATGGAGCCCAAAGCATTTATGGCGGAAGCTATGGCTGGTACTGCGTAGGTAGCGTAAATAACCCACAAGCCTTGCTTGGCAGAATGCTAAATATATTAGGTGGCTACACGACAAGAACACTAAACTACTCTCAACACGCAATAAGTGCCATAACTCCGCACATAACTGGCGTTGATGAAGGCAACGCAGCTGTTACAGCTTGGCCTGTAGTTTTAGAGCATTCAGAAGTTGTAGTACTTTGGGGAGCTGATCCGCTAAATACAAACCAAATCGCTTGGGGTGTGCCAGATCACGAAAGTTATATCTACTTTAAAAAGCTAAAAGAGCAGATGAAAAAGCGTGGTCTAAAGGTTATAAACATTGACCCAGTCTATAACAACACAGCAAAATATCTAAATGCCGAGCATATAGCGGTAAATCCGACAACTGACGTGCCTTTAATGATGGCTATTTGCTATGAGATGATAAAAAACGGCACAGCCGATGAAAATTTCTTAAAAAAATACACAAGCGGAGCAGAAGCATTTAAAAAATACCTGCTTGGCGAAGCTGAAGATAAAGTCGTAAAAGACGCAAAATGGGCAGCTAAAATTTGTGGCATAAGCGAAGATGAGATTAAAAATTTAGCTAAGATTTTTGGCTCAAAACGTACAATGATAATGGGTGGCTGGGGACCACAACGTGCTAGACACGGAGAGCAATTCCACTGGATGGCAATCACTCTTGCCTCATTTATAGGTCAAATCGGACTACCTGGCGGTGGATTTGGCTTTGCCTACCACTACTCAGACGGCGGTACTCCAAGCCCAGCTATGCCTGTTGGCTCAGCCTTAAGCCTAGCAAGTGGCAAAGCAACCACATCATCAGCATTCCCTGGACTTGGTCAGATAGGTATCACTCCAAGCGTTGAAGGTGAGTGGAAAAATAGATCAAATATCGCTATTCCAGTATCTCGCATACTTGATTGCATAAATAATCCAGGCCTTGAGATAGACTTTAACTGCAAAAAATTAACGTTTCCACAGATAAAAATGGCTTACTGGGCTGGAGGAAATCCGTTCCATCACCACCCTGATACAAATTTAATGGCAAAAACATTTGAAAAACTTGATACATTTATCGTTCAAGACTGCTTCTGGACGGCAAGTGCAAGAATGGCAGATATCGTTTTACCAGCTTCAACCGAGCAAGAGAGAAACGACATAACAAAAATTCACACAAATAAGAAAATTCTAGCTATGCACAAAATCGCAGAGCCTTACGGCGAGGCAAAAAGCGACTATGAAATTTACAGCGGAATTTTAGCTCAGTTTGGAGAAACAGAAGTTAAAGCCTTTACAGAGGGTCGCGATACTATGGGTTGGATTAAGCACTTTTACGAAGCTTCAAAGAAAAAAGCCGATGAGAGCGGACTAAAAATGCCAAGTTTTGATGAGTTTTGGGCAAAAGGATATGCTGAGTTTAAGGTGCCAGAAAGTGCAAAAGAGTATGTAAAAATGGCTGATTTTAGAAAAAATCCTATCACAAACAGACTTGGCACTCCATCAGGAAAGATTGAAATTTTCTCTAAAAAGATAGAAAAAGCAGGCTATGATGACTGCAAGGCACACCCTACTTGGATGGAGCCTGAGGAGTGGCTAGGAAGCAAAAAGGCAGAGAAATATCCACTAAATTTAGTAACTCCACACCCAAAATATCGCCTACACTCACAGCTAAACAATACTTGGCTTAGGGATCTTGAAGAGATCAAAGGAAGGGAACCTGTGTGGATACACCCAGATGACGCAAAAGATAGAAAGCTACAAAACGGCGATATTGTGCGTGTGTTTAACGATAGGGGTGAGCTTTTAGCAGGTGTAGTTGTAACCGAAAATGTCAAAAAAGGCGTCATTCGTATGCAAGAGGGTGCTTGGTGGGATCCTGATAAAGACGGGCTTTGCGTTCACGGAAACGTAAATGTCTTAGTGCCAAACGATAAAACATCAAGCCTTGCGTGCGGAAATCAAGCTACGGCATTGGTGCAGATTGAAAAATTTAAAGATGATTTGCCAACAATTAAGGTCTTTTCAAAGCCAAAATTTAAAGCCTAA